AGACAGGTTGAGTTCTTGAAGTCAAACCCTCAAATTATGGATTCCTCACGTCATAGCAAAGTTCCCCGAGGGTCGGTTGAAGAGACTGGGCCGGCTCTGCAGCAGCACATCGTTCGTCAGGTCGTCGTTCATGTTCGCCAGAAAGTCCGGCTGGCTCACCGATCTCGAAATCGTGTTGAACTTTACGTTCGATCCTCCACTCTCGCTGTCATCGTCGACCTCTTCGTAGCCGTTGGAATCCACGTCGAATACGTCCTTGATGTTGCCTCGTTTGCCGTTGTCTTCCGACGAGGTGAACGTCCCGCAGTACAAAATCTCCGAATCTCTCTGGAGGCCCTGGATCGAGCGGACACTGCGCTTTCCCGTTGACTCCACCTCACCGATTTTGAACCCTCCATTCTCCATCTGTTGTCTCATCTTGGACGCCTCGGCCCGTTTCTTCACCGCTCCCCTCGATCCCGTCATAGTTCCTCCCACGAGGGCACTGAATTTAGTCGAGTTGTGATGTCCGTTGTCCTTGTGGGAGTTCTTCAGGTTACCCTGACTGCCGGACCAAATCTTGTGCTTCAACTTTTGCAGCACGTTTGATGGTCGATGTGGTCTAATCCTGGTGTCGTCATCATTCGTTTGATCACTCTTTTGTTGCTTCTTAGCAAACTCTCGCGCTTTCTTCTCTGACTTCTTCTTTGCCTGCTCCTTCATATCGCGAacctttttccttaaaaaataaatcaaaaagtttaattcCATCTTCGTACCTAACATCTCAAACCTCTCACTTATCAACCACCTCCAGATTCCCAGCCGCCGCGTCCAAATACCGCAAAATGTTGTCCCGATTGTTGATCGCGGCCAAATCCTGCGCACTGTGGTGATCAATATCCAGCGCGTACAGATTCACCCCAAACTGAACCAGAAAGTCCACGCACTGCATGTGGCCCTTGGCGGAGGCCAAGTGCAGCGCCGTGTTGCCAAACTGGTCCGACTTGTCTGGATCACCACTGAAAGATTCAAACGTCCGAGTTAGTCATTTATTCCAGCAAACAAAGAATCCCGCCCTTACCCCCGTCCGACTAGTAGTTTCAGTGCCTCGAGCCGGCCCTCGAAGGCCGCCCACAGCACCGGCGTCATCCCGTCCGAGTCTTTGGAGTTGGCCTCGGCCCGGGTCGTCTCCTTGAGCACGTCCAGCAGGCCATCCTTGGCCGCCCTGGAGGAAAGGGAAATGAATGTTGAAGGCATTAATTTAGGATCATATACtgcttttgtaatttttttcaagaatttttttcagctttcagTCCGTATAGTTTAAGTTAGATTAAATTAACGAACTCAAAATGATAAACGCAggccattatttttaaataactagcTTGACAATATTTGAAGCGAATCTTAACCCGTACAcgtaaaaattcttaaaattcctcaaattcttaaaataatttgaattctttaacttttcaaatactttaaattctttaaattccatGAATTCTATAAATtccataaattcttaaaattcttaaaattcttaaaattcttaaaatttttaaaattctttaaattcttaaaatttttaaaatttttaaaattcttaaaattcttaaaattcttaaaattcttaaaattcttaaaattcttaaaatttttaaaattcttaaaattcttaaaattcttaaaattcttaaaattcttaaaattcttaaaattcttaaaattcttaaaattcttaaaattcttaaaattcttaaaattcttaaaattcttaaaattcttaaaattcttaaaattcttaaaattcttaaaattcttaaaattcttaaaattcttaaaattcttaaaattcttaaattttttaaaattcttaaaattcttaaaattattaaaattcttaaaattcttaaaattcttaaaattcttaaaattcttaaaattcttaaaattcttaaaattcttaaaattcttaaaattcttaaaattcttaaaattcttaaaattcttaaaattcttaaaattcttaaaattcttaaaattcttaaaattattaaaattcttaaaaattcttaaaaattcttaaaattcttaaaattcttaaaattcttaaaattcttaaaattcttaaaattcttaaaattcttaaaattcttaaaattcttaaaattcttaaaattcttaaaattcttaaaattcttaaaattcttaaaattcttaaaattcttaaaattcttaaaattcttaaaattcttaaaattcttaaaattcttaaaattcttaaaattcttaaaattcttaaaattcttaaaattcttaaaattcttaaaattcttaaaattcttaaaattcttaaaattcttaaaattcttaaaattcttaaaattcttgaaattcttaaaattcttaaaattcttaaaattcttaaaattcttaaaattcttaaaattcttaaaattcttaaaattcttaaaattcttaaaatttttaaaattcttaaaattcttaaaactcttaattttttttaattcttaaaatttttaaaaattttaaaattcttaaaactcgtaaaattttttaaactcttggttttttaattcttattttttaattctttacattcttaaaattttataaaaattttaaaatttttatatttttttaatttttaaatttctttaaattcttttaaaaatattttaaacattttaattcttaaaattctataaattctaaTTTGTAAATGTGTAAATATAAATTGCAATAGTTTCATGATTCATTGAATGATTTCctggtttgtttttgcattttcttcaattacatttttaaatatttttttgtaagtactttgttttttttttaaactaaactgACCTTGAAAAAACattgacaattttttgacaatttttattttttttttattttctgagaggttttgagatttatttgaaaaatatgtatttatcaTTAAATATAACCGTGTATCACGATTGCGTTACGTTTCTACACTtatcgttcttttttttttaaaaaaggttgaaaatatgaggtttaaacaatattttttgtgagtatTGTATTCTCTCAGgcgtaaaaaaatgtaattgttttaaaacataaaaaaagattatgaacagtaattttgattgaaaatttttcgCGTTTTTCTGcgttaatgaaaaaaaagtttcttgtcATTATGAAACTTATgcaattattttagaaaaattgaaaagaatcacataattattattttatttcagatATGAAAACATCAATCTTTCAACAAATCCTAAATTAtaaacatgtgttttttttaccaaataggtaagaccgttgcaaatatttttcaaagtttttgtcgcccCCT
This is a stretch of genomic DNA from Culex pipiens pallens isolate TS chromosome 1, TS_CPP_V2, whole genome shotgun sequence. It encodes these proteins:
- the LOC120430096 gene encoding pre-mRNA splicing regulator USH1G-like, encoding MSSDRIHRAAKDGLLDVLKETTRAEANSKDSDGMTPVLWAAFEGRLEALKLLVGRGGDPDKSDQFGNTALHLASAKGHMQCVDFLVQFGVNLYALDIDHHSAQDLAAINNRDNILRYLDAAAGNLEVVDKKKVRDMKEQAKKKSEKKAREFAKKQQKSDQTNDDDTRIRPHRPSNVLQKLKHKIWSGSQGNLKNSHKDNGHHNSTKFSALVGGTMTGSRGAVKKRAEASKMRQQMENGGFKIGEVESTGKRSVRSIQGLQRDSEILYCGTFTSSEDNGKRGNIKDVFDVDSNGYEEVDDDSESGGSNVKFNTISRSVSQPDFLANMNDDLTNDVLLQSRPSLFNRPSGNFAMTRSVSTVLAQLGNEHSANESSDSSTKPKPKHGPIKPRSQLVISDSESEPDSSDNEESDAIAMLRFLAAFKLEDYYPIFQKNEIDMETLMLLTEGDIKSLGLPIGPHRRLCNAIHERKEALSSPGTILDSRL